A single Candidatus Thorarchaeota archaeon DNA region contains:
- a CDS encoding 2-oxoacid:ferredoxin oxidoreductase subunit beta: MSAPQEHFAIQYLRRESLATPFCPGCGNGIIVNSFLKAVRDLGHESLDGFAFVSGIGCGAWIPSPHFNADTLHTTHGRAIAFATGLKLARPELKVVVISGDGDLAAIGGNHLIHAARRNIEMTVVCSNNYQYGMTGGQVGPTTFTGDNTTTTPYGNPERPFDLSRLVAAAGAAYVARWTTAHPVQASRAIKKGLETKGFSFIEILSQCPTGYGRRNQMGDAVEMLKWFKRLPVRKRDDPITFSVPTKNGIDLGEFVDREFPELTVSMRNMAPQR, translated from the coding sequence TTGAGTGCCCCACAAGAGCATTTTGCCATTCAGTATCTCCGCAGAGAGAGTCTTGCGACCCCGTTCTGCCCCGGCTGTGGGAATGGTATAATTGTCAATTCCTTCCTGAAAGCAGTCCGCGACCTCGGACATGAGAGCCTTGATGGCTTTGCCTTTGTGTCCGGAATTGGCTGTGGCGCATGGATTCCCTCTCCCCACTTCAATGCAGACACACTTCATACTACACACGGTAGGGCCATCGCCTTTGCCACCGGGCTGAAACTTGCGCGTCCCGAGTTGAAAGTTGTCGTGATAAGCGGAGATGGGGATCTGGCGGCAATTGGAGGAAATCACCTCATCCATGCTGCACGTCGGAATATTGAGATGACCGTGGTGTGCAGTAACAACTATCAGTATGGTATGACGGGAGGACAGGTTGGACCCACCACTTTCACTGGTGATAATACCACCACTACCCCCTATGGCAATCCCGAGCGCCCGTTCGACTTGTCGCGCCTAGTCGCTGCTGCGGGTGCCGCGTATGTCGCAAGGTGGACCACCGCACATCCTGTGCAGGCATCTCGCGCAATAAAGAAAGGGCTTGAAACGAAAGGGTTCTCCTTCATCGAGATCCTCAGTCAGTGTCCCACGGGCTATGGCCGAAGAAACCAGATGGGCGACGCTGTGGAGATGCTCAAGTGGTTCAAGAGGCTACCCGTACGAAAGAGGGACGACCCTATCACCTTCTCCGTCCCAACGAAGAACGGAATTG